Proteins encoded together in one Pangasianodon hypophthalmus isolate fPanHyp1 chromosome 18, fPanHyp1.pri, whole genome shotgun sequence window:
- the dera gene encoding deoxyribose-phosphate aldolase produces the protein MSDRNPGMDLDLEWVSKVRVNTQAVLRRAQQVQGRKVAKKEWQAAWLLKAVTCIDLTTLSGDDTPSNVHRLCMKAMQPVRYDLLQSMDMHDKGITTAAVCVYPSRVADAVKSLKAANSNIPVASVATGFPAGQTPLKTRLEEVRMAVEDGATEIDIVINRTLALTGQWADLYDEIQQFREACGDAHMKTILAVGELGTFTNVYKASLVSMMAGSDFIKTSTGKESVNATYPVAIVMVRAIRDYYLKTGHKVGFKPAGGIRTAQEALVWLVLMKEELGDQWLTPHLFRLGASSLLGDIERQIYHYVTGRYPAYHELPMA, from the exons ATGTCCGACAGAAATCCCGGAATGGATCTGG ATCTGGAGTGGGTGTCAAAGGTCAGAGTGAACACCCAGGCTGTGCTGAGGAGGGCCCAACAAGTTCAGGGCCGAAAGGTGGCCAAGAAAGAGTGGCAG GCAGCCTGGCTCCTGAAGGCTGTGACGTGCATTGACCTGACGACACTGTCTGGTGATGACACGCCGTCTAACGTCCACCGACTGTGCATGAAGGCCATGCAGCCAGTCCGCTACGACCTGCTGCAGAGCATGGACATGCATGATAAAG GTATTACaacagctgcagtgtgtgtttatccgTCTCGTGTGGCTGATGCAGTAAAATCTTTAAAAGCAGCCAACTCCAACATACCTGTTGCCTCTG TGGCTACTGGGTTCCCTGCTGGTCAGACTCCACTGAAGACGCGTCTGGAGGAGGTGCGTATGGCTGTAGAAGACGGGGCAACTGAAATTGACATTGTCATTAATCGGACTTTGGCTCTTACTGGACAATGGGCAG ATTTATATGATGAGATCCAGCAGTTCCGAGAGGCATGTGGCGATGCACATATGAAGACCATCCTGGCAGTAGGAGAGCTGGGCACTTTCACCAACGTCTACAAGGCCAGTCTTGTGTCAATGATGGCAG GATCTGACTTCATCAAAACTTCTACTGGCAAAGAGTCTGTTAACGCCACCTACCCAGTTGCCATAGTAATGGTCCGGGCCATTCGAGACTACTACTTGAAGACAGGTCACAAG gtTGGGTTTAAGCCAGCGGGGGGTATTCGCACAGCGCAGGAGGCCCTGGTGTGGCTGGTACTGATGAAGGAGGAGTTGGGTGACCAGTGGCTCACTCCTCACCTGTTCCGCCTGGGAGCCAGCAGTCTGCTTGGAGACATTGAACGGCAG ATTTATCACTATGTAACAGGACGCTATCCAGCCTATCACGAGCTGCCTATGGCCTGA